AGTGTCGACCGCAACTTTTCGTAGTGTTCTTCTTGCTCCCGTAGCTGCTCTCGTGCCTCTGCGATCGGCTCAGACAGGATTCCGACATGGATATCCTCCCAAGCTTCCTTCATCTTCTCCGCAGTCTCACGCTGTTCACGTTCCAGATTTCGTATCTCTTCATCGTACGTATTTAGCTCATCAATCAGTTCCTCGTTGTACTGCTCCAGTTCCCCCCGGGTCTCCTCGATATCGTCGGCGACCTCCTGCCGTTCCTCACGTAGTTCCTCACGGCGCTCTCGAAGTTCCCGACGTTCCTCCCGTAGTTCACTGATACGATCATCAAGTTCGCTGCGCTCATCGCGCTCGTTTTCGATCCGGTCCCGTTCCGGCTCGTACCGGTCTTTGATTAAGGACTGCAGATCCTCTCGGGCGTTGATGATCGCCTCGTGTTTCAAGACAGTCTCTATATCATCTTTCACCTCAACCCCTGTGTCGTCATCGATCAGGTTCTGGATTATTTCCCCATCTAGAAAGAAAAAATCCTTCAGCTGCTCAGGCAGCAGGTCACGGATGTACTCATCCGCGTCTTCGCCTTCCCGCCGGGTATCGCCGTCGATAATGAGCACCCGTTTCTCGTGGGCCTCCTTTCGATCTTGATTGAACCGATCGATCTCTCGGTGCAGGATGTGGTCGCGGCCCTCTTCCTCGAACTTTATTCGGACTCCCATCCGCTCGTCGCCGTTCTCCCGAGCAGTTTCATTCCAGTTGGTTTTGTAGTTCGTTGTTGGGCCTTCACCACCGTATAATCCCCATTGAACCGCACGATGGAAACTCGTCTTCCCGGCGCCCTGTGGCCCCTCAATAATGTGAATATGGCCGTCCGTATCCACCAGATCGACCTCGACATTCCGATACGGCCTGAAATTAGTGATTTCAATATGGCGAAGTTGCATCGTTCCTCCTGTGATTACACGTCCTCCGCGTCGTTGAGATATTCCTCGGTGTATTCGTCCATTTGATCCAGCTTCCCGTACCGGGGTTGCTGGATCTTATCAACCTGCCAGTCGAGGATATTCTTCAGGAGATTCTGCTCACTCAGGTCGGAAATCTCTTCATCGATAAGACGCTCCAGATCAGGATCTAGGCTCGGCATGCTTATTGGTACATCGCTAATGCATTTTGCAACCTAATAAGTATCAGGTCATTCCTCTCCCAGTTATATGCTTCCTTGTTCATTCGCCGCACACGATTGATTTCCTTCTCGATTAGACTGATTTCATACCCTGAGAGGTCAGTATCGCCGTTCTCAAGTAATTCCTGAGACACGGGAAGTGTGATGAAATCATGGATAACTGCTTTTCGATCCTCCTCGGACTTACGCAGGACGCGTCCCCGTCGCTGGACCGCTTCTCGATATGATAATGAATTTGATATTAAAATGGCAGAATCACATTGCGGAATGTCGACTCCTTCCGTCAGAACATCGATCGATGTCAAGGTATCAATCGTCCCGTTCTCGAAGTCTTCCCGGAAATTATCTCGATCTTCCGGGGAAAGGCTCCCAAAAAATAGCCCAACACGGCGAGTTGAGTTCTCGTCGATCGCCCGCTTAACTCGCCGTGCATGTGCCCGGGTGTTACAGAAAATCATCGTCTTCTTCCCAGCATCACTAATAATATCGGTGACCACCGAATCCTTCGCAGTTGCTTCCTTGGCGATATTCGCTCGCTTCATGATCTTCCCACGGAGCGGCTGGTGCTGATCCGCCGTTTCCAGCAACGGTTGGTCGTCGTATTCCTGATGCTTCTGATACATGTCCATAATCTGCTTCGACAGCTTGAGATACTCATCGCGTTCGTATCTAGTCAGAGAAACTATATGTACGTAATACCGGTATTCGCTTAGCACCTCGTAGTCGTGAATCGCCTCTTCAAGCAGGATTACATCCCGCATCGATCCAAAATAGGACTCTATGAACTGGTCACCTTCATCATCCCGTTCCGGTGTCGCGCTAAGCCCGAGGCGGCCCCCAGCCGCGTCGAACTGACGGAGAATGCCCCGGCGCTGTTCCGCTCCGACGTTGTGTACCTCATCGGCAATGAGAACCCGCTGCTCTGGGTGAGTATGATCCGACACGATATCGAACAGGTCCCCCATCGTCGTCGGATGCATCGTTGAGACAGCAATCAAGGGCGTAGACTGATCCGAGACTAACGCCTGATATAGTATTTTCCGC
The sequence above is drawn from the Halocatena salina genome and encodes:
- a CDS encoding DEAD/DEAH box helicase family protein, with translation MGIRDRSWKGYYPGHHDHLRDVFIPALENSIQYDRITGDFSSAVLSIFAEGLETFVKNDGVMRIITGVELFEEDTDAIERGQADDVLIDIINWDAIRDGYSEAVSEALAWLVAEGHLDFKLGAVRDEEGNVRGNEYGAWHQKLAIFTDTQGDSISIVGSPNESFKALRRNRESISVNRSWVSNTEEKWDEQRRVSSHREEFEQLWFDDALDSIVMKLPEAIERDLLQFKPDTEPDWEVVVAQINEELQEDDDGGAELPNPYPYQQRAIERFKENRNRILLEHATGAGKTWTSLFAARDIAAPDSVVIVLAPTTDLVEQWDNQDNIGQFFPMSRVIRCVGENPSWRKILYQALVSDQSTPLIAVSTMHPTTMGDLFDIVSDHTHPEQRVLIADEVHNVGAEQRRGILRQFDAAGGRLGLSATPERDDEGDQFIESYFGSMRDVILLEEAIHDYEVLSEYRYYVHIVSLTRYERDEYLKLSKQIMDMYQKHQEYDDQPLLETADQHQPLRGKIMKRANIAKEATAKDSVVTDIISDAGKKTMIFCNTRAHARRVKRAIDENSTRRVGLFFGSLSPEDRDNFREDFENGTIDTLTSIDVLTEGVDIPQCDSAILISNSLSYREAVQRRGRVLRKSEEDRKAVIHDFITLPVSQELLENGDTDLSGYEISLIEKEINRVRRMNKEAYNWERNDLILIRLQNALAMYQ